The Humulus lupulus chromosome 4, drHumLupu1.1, whole genome shotgun sequence genome has a window encoding:
- the LOC133828767 gene encoding transcription factor MYB83-like, with protein sequence MRKGNSDYDDDSGSGRSSSKNNSNKKVVAAMRKGLWSPEEDERLMRYMLTNGQGCWSDIARNAGLQRCGKSCRLRWINYLRPDLKRGAFSPQEEHLILHLHSILGNRWSQIAARLPGRTDNEIKNFWNSTLKKRLKLVNNNTSTTTTTTTTTSSSSPNDSNSSEQDQPPPPPLFTADHPVLNNNNNVGDQAQQPMLTQQVPMHSDYYYYDYSSCSSSTTTVPGQFDPFCTHIIPDYTTPTTTTTTTTHNADSFGYHNSSSDHHNHIINLGDYGVLETARDHDHDQCLFGLPQLESCRTKIEENHHHHHHNMASLTDIRASTTTTNNNSSISIGHDHHQLQGENLKFGEWDLEGLMMQDISSFSFLDFQG encoded by the exons atgaggaAGGGTAATTCAGATTATGACGATGACAGTGGTAGTGGAAGGTCAAGCAgtaaaaataatagtaataagaAAGTGGTGGCGGCGATGAGAAAAGGGCTGTGGTCGCCGGAGGAAGACGAGAGGCTGATGAGGTACATGTTGACCAACGGTCAAGGGTGTTGGAGTGACATTGCTAGGAATGCCGGTCTTCAGAGGTGTGGGAAGAGTTGTCGTTTGCGTTGGATTAATTACTTGAGGCCTGATCTTAAGCGTGGTGCTTTCTCTCCTCAAGAGGAACATCTTATTCTTCATCTTCATTCCATTCTTGGCAACAG GTGGTCACAAATAGCAGCTCGTCTACCTGGAAGAACGGACAACGAAATAAAGAATTTTTGGAACTCAACACTAAAGAAAAGGTTGAAATTAGTCAACAACAACACatccaccactactactactactacgacaacatcatcatcatcaccaaacGACAGCAATTCATCAGAACAAGatcaaccaccaccaccaccattatTCACAGCAGACCACCCCGTcctcaacaacaacaacaacgttGGAGATCAAGCACAACAACCGATGCTCACGCAACAGGTTCCCATGCACTcggactactactactacgactactcaTCCTGCTCTTCATCCACCACGACAGTTCCTGGTCAGTTTGACCCTTTCTGCACGCACATTATTCCAGATtacactactcctactactactactactactactactcataATGCAGACAGCTTTGGCTATCATAATTCATCATCAGATCATCATAATCATATCATTAATCTTGGAGATTATGGGGTTTTGGAGACTGCTCGTGATCATGATCATGATCAGTGCTTATTTGGTCTTCCTCAACTGGAGAGTTGTAGAACCAAAATTGAAGagaatcatcatcatcatcatcacaatATGGCCTCATTAACTGATATCAGAgcaagtactactactactaataataaTAGTAGTATTAGTATTGGACATGATCATCACCAACTACAAGGAGAAAACTTGAAATTTGGAGAATGGGATTTGGAGGGTTTGATGATGCAAGATATATCTTCCTTCTCTTTCCTTGATTTCCAAGGCTAA